The window GGTTTTGGTTTTCCGATAGAGGAGGTGATGGCCGAGGAGTATAAAAAAGAGCTCCGGGTTAAAATGCAGGATTATACCCGCCAAAAGGAGGAGGAATACCGTAAAAAGGACGAGGAGTTTTTGAGTAAAGAACGCCAGCAAAAAGCCGAGTTTGAACAGCGCCTGAATGCCGAGAAAAAACAGCTGCAACTGGTGTTGGAGGAAAATTTGCGTAAATCCATCAGCCAGGATTATGAAAACCAGATGCTGATGCTTAAAAACTCGGCACAGGAGAGCGAAGAGAAATTAAAGCTATCGCGACAAAAGGAACTGGAGTTTTTACAGCGCGAAAAACAACTTCAGCAAAAGGAAGAGGAAATGGAGCTTTCACTGCAACGTAAATTGCAGGAGCAGCGAAATGAATTGGGCGAGCAGATCCGTCGCCAGGAAGCCGAGCGGCATAGTATAAAAGATATTGAATACCAGTTAAAAGTAAAAGAACTGGAAAAACAGCTTGACGACCAAAAGAAGCTTGCCGAGGAAATGAAGCGCAAAGCCGAGCAGGGATCGATGCAGTTACAAGGCGAGGTACAGGAGCTGATACTGGAAGAATTACTACGCAACTATTTTCCGTTTGATGTAATAAGCGAAGTTGGTAAAGGCGTTCGCGGTGCCGATTGCGTTCAAACCGTTCGTAACCAGTTTGGGCAGGAGTGTGGTAAAATTATTTACGAAAGTAAACGCACCGCTACCTTTGGCGCCGACTGGATTGACAAACTCAAAAAAGACATGCGAAGCGTTGGTGTAGATGTAGCCGTTATTGTTACACAATGCTACCCAAAGGGGATGGATTGTTTTGGCGAGAAGGATGGAGTTTGGATTTGTAGTTTTGACGAGGTAAAGGCGGTATCGTATATCCTGCGCGATGGCGTTATCAAATTATCAAACCTCATTAAATCGCAGGATAATAAAGGCGATAAAATGCACCTGTTGTATGATTACCTAACCAGCAGCGAATTTTCTGAACAGTGGAAAGCTATTCGTGAAGGATATATGAGTATGCGGCTATCTATCCAAAAGGAGCGCGACGCCATGGAAAAAATGTGGAAATCGCGCGAGAAGCAGCTGGATAAAGTATTGTTAAACGCCGCGCACATTAAAGGCAGCATTGAAGGTATTGCCGGGGCCGATAGCATTCAGCTAAGCCTTACCGACGATGAGGATACGTTGTTGCTGGAGTAATATGGGGTTTGATGATTTTGCAGGGTTGGAAGGCCTTTCAACCTGACGGTAAGCGTTGTGGTTATTACATATCAATTGTCCAGTCTGGGCATTAAATTTATCTGCTCGTTTTCTGATTTTTGTACGATGCCTAAGATGATGTTATCGAGTTCATGCACCGATACGGAAATGAAATTGAGCACTTGGTCGTAATCCGTTGATTGGGTATTTTCATCAAGTAGTAAGTCCACCAGGCCAATGAGCCGGGCAACCGGGGTCCGTACGGTATGGGCTTGTGTCCAGGCTATTTCTTTAAGTTTAATATTTTGCTTTTCGATAGCGGTTACATGGTTTTTTGTTTGGGTAACATCGCGCTCAATCGAGATCCAATGGGTTGTTTTTCCGGCCGAATCCTTCACAGGTGATATCGATTTACTGCTCCAGAATCGTTCGCCATTCTTTTTATAATTAATTACCTCAACTTCAAATGCTGCCTGCTGATCAAATGTAGTCATCAAATTGTTTTGAGCGGCGGCTGCATTGTTATTACCCCATAAAACATCTGTTACCATTCCAATTGTTTCCTGTTGGCTGTAACCTGTAATATTGGTAAACGCCTCGTTTGCGTATACTAATTTTCTTTGCTGATTTTCATTGGCTTCGGCCTCAAAAATCAAAACCGCATCTGTAGCATATTTTAAAACCGATTCGGTAAGGCGCAGCCATTGTTCTTCTTCTTTTTGGCGCGTAACATCCTGCATGGCGCCAATAACCCGTACGGGTTTACCGCTCTCATCCCTTATTATCAAAGCCCTG is drawn from Mucilaginibacter ginsenosidivorax and contains these coding sequences:
- a CDS encoding DUF2130 domain-containing protein, with amino-acid sequence MATEVKCPSCGFGFPIEEVMAEEYKKELRVKMQDYTRQKEEEYRKKDEEFLSKERQQKAEFEQRLNAEKKQLQLVLEENLRKSISQDYENQMLMLKNSAQESEEKLKLSRQKELEFLQREKQLQQKEEEMELSLQRKLQEQRNELGEQIRRQEAERHSIKDIEYQLKVKELEKQLDDQKKLAEEMKRKAEQGSMQLQGEVQELILEELLRNYFPFDVISEVGKGVRGADCVQTVRNQFGQECGKIIYESKRTATFGADWIDKLKKDMRSVGVDVAVIVTQCYPKGMDCFGEKDGVWICSFDEVKAVSYILRDGVIKLSNLIKSQDNKGDKMHLLYDYLTSSEFSEQWKAIREGYMSMRLSIQKERDAMEKMWKSREKQLDKVLLNAAHIKGSIEGIAGADSIQLSLTDDEDTLLLE